In one window of Aphidius gifuensis isolate YNYX2018 linkage group LG4, ASM1490517v1, whole genome shotgun sequence DNA:
- the LOC122855346 gene encoding dnaJ homolog subfamily A member 1, with protein sequence MVKETTFYDLLGVKPDCTQDELKKAYRKLALRYHPDKNPDEGERFKQISQAYEVLSDPEKKNIYDRGGEQALKEGGLNSGFSSPMDLFDVLFGGGGGNPFGPSARRKNNRGKDVVHQLSVSLEELYKGTTRKLALQKNVICDKCEGHGGKKGAAEQCSNCHGSGICVQIQQLGPGMVQQIHSSCSHCKGQGTRFNQRDRCKNCNGKKTIRDRKILEVHIDKGMTDGQKIVFNGEGDQEPDLEPGNIMIILDEKEHPVFKRHGHHLVMPMTLTLVEALCGFQKIVKTLDDRDLLITSLPGQVIQHGDLKSIPNEGMPVYRDPFTKGKLTIQFTVKFPRSIDPAIIPKLEQFLPPRETIIVPDGAEEVLLEDYDLDADTRMQQERGEAYDEDKRGSVHVPCATH encoded by the exons atgGTAAAGGAAACTACGTTTTATGACTTGTTGGGTGTAAAACCAGATTGTACTCAAGATGAGTTGAAAAAAGCCTACAGAAAACTTGCCCTCAGATATCACCCAGACAAAAACCCTGATGAAGGTGAAAGA ttCAAGCAAATTTCCCAAGCTTATGAGGTTCTTTCGGATCCAGAAAAGAAGAATATTTATGATCGTGGTGGTGAACAAGCTCTCAAGGAAGGTGGTTTGAACAGTGGTTTCTCATCACCAATGGATCTCTTTGATGTATTgtttggtggtggtggtggcaaTCCATTTGGTCCATCTGCACGTAGGAAAAATAATCGTGGTAAAGATGTTGTTCATCAATTATCTGTATCATTGGAAGAATTGTACAAGGGAACAACGAGAAAACTTGCATtgcaaaaaaatgttatttgtgataaatgtgaag gtCATGGTGGTAAAAAAGGAGCTGCTGAACAATGTTCTAATTGTCATGGTTCTGGTATTTGTGTACAAATCCAACAATTGGGACCTGGTATGGTACAACAAATTCATTCATCATGTTCTCATTGTAAAGGACAAGGTACAAGATTTAATCAACGTGATCGTTGTAAGAAttgtaatggaaaaaaaacaattagagaCAGGAAAATATTAGAGGTTCATATTGACAAAGGTATGACTGATGGACAAAAAATTGTCTTCAATGGTGAAGGTGATCAAGAGCCTGATCTTGAACCTGGTAATATCATGATTATTCTTGATGAAAAAGAGCATCCTGTGTTTAA ACGTCATGGACACCATCTTGTCATGCCCATGACATTAACACTGGTCGAGGCACTATGTGGCTtccaaaaaattgttaaaacacTTGATGATAGAGATCTTTTAATAACATCATTACCTGGACAAGTTATTCAACATGgtgatttaaaatcaataccAAATGAAGGAATGCCAGTATACAGAGATCCATTTACAAAAGGAAAATTAACAATTCAATTTACTGTTAAATTTCCAAGATCAATTGATCCAGCAATTATTCCAAAATTGGAACAATTTTTACCACCAAGAGAAACAATTATTGTTCCTGATGGTGCTGAAGAAGTTTTACTTGAAGATTATGATCTTGATGCTGATACTAGAATGCAACAAGAAAGAGGCGAAGCTTATGATGAGGACAAAAGAGGATCCGTTCATGTTCCATGTGCAACgcactaa
- the LOC122853993 gene encoding uncharacterized protein LOC122853993: MVLFIGSLVGNGLLTTLAIGLGIWVILLRADLRSMETGRSQCKDTFLNKSDKTVSARFSLKEKISLKELEYDKSQCLIPMVDYVFINTETSFDSSPTFEVNKADKCIHQKNFLDKGVHNLNVTVKKTDTNETMEAMVTFNVAAAEKSVFKTTELVFVDTKKDSANLEVQELYTTYKSDNSKVQTKIQSLNVTNQIITLDRSDLNGTNELVVIANNNDTIFKKASIKVCYLKPTELPVIKTEQLKYNKTDTANKISVKAVTKSSCTIDTTYSASDSRPYEVKTNGDITLLEGEVATNKTFLVTANTVVGENKGNVTIIVV, translated from the exons ATGGTTTTGTTTATTGGATCATTGGTGGGAAATGGCCTATTAACAACCCTTGCTATTGGTCTTG GTATTTGGGTAATTTTACTTAGAGCTGATTTAAGATCTATGGAAACTGGCAGATCTCAATGCAAAGACACATTCCTAAACAAGAGCGACAAGACTGTTTCAGCTCGATTCTCATTAAAAGAGAAAATCTCACTCAAAGAATTGGAATATGACAAGAGCCAGTGTTTGATACCCATGGTggattatgtttttattaatactgAAACCAGCTTCGATAGTTCACCAACATTTGAAGTCAACAAGGCAGATAAATGTATCCATCAAAAGAATTTTCTCGACAAAGGCGTgcataatttaaatgtaactGTTAAAAAAACTGATACAAATGAAACAATGGAAGCAATGGTGACTTTCAATGTGGCTGCTGCTGAAAAAAGTGTCTTTAAAACAACTGAACTAGTTTTTGTCGATACAAAAAAAGACTCAGCAAATTTAGAAGTTCAGGAACTTTATACTACCTATAAATCAGACAACTCAAAAGTGCAAACGAAAATTCAAAGCTTGAACGTAACCAACCAAATAATCACATTGGATCGCAGTGACTTAAATGGTACCAATGAATTAGTTGTTATtgctaataataatgataccaTCTTTAAAAAAGCTTCAATCAAAGTTTGCTACTTAAAACCCACTGAATTACCAGTTATTAAAACagaacaattaaaatacaataaaactGATACTGCAAACAAAATTTCTGTCAAAGCTGTTACAAAAAGCTCCTGTACAATTGATACAACTTACAGTGCTAGTGACTCACGACCATATGAGGTAAAAACAAATGGAGATATTACTCTTTTAGAGGGTGAAGTTGCCACAAATAAAACGTTCCTCGTCACTGCAAATACAGTTGTTGGAGAAAACAAGGGAAATGTTACAATTATCGTCGTTTAA
- the LOC122855347 gene encoding protein tramtrack, beta isoform-like: protein MGDKTFNLTWNNHLANLSGLFEGLYKSGSLTDTTLSCQGGMLRAHRLVLAACSPYFERVFKEHYGEQPILILKGIAVEEMECLLDFMYRGSINVTEEHLPSLIKTATDLEIRGLSGDHRNDSNNMYLRTESRGQNETRLHTMDFRKTQQISFLSKQGSTSSIGGIKLEEVEVEDDPMIMEGADDNYEESLPPVKDQIKRIPPPMYKRNNCFDGQTRNIGNRNIYKEIETKRSIDINGDNYEGELQIDHYRTDDAYNSNTDPTVPAIQMNDDSMEQGRSGMTSPNGTTIETPVKTEKNLTAFKPSNTPKVCKKVDAKGKAQYKPFPCDLCTLAFTRASHLARHRRVHTGERPFACNLCPRMFARQDKLKQHLDSHLQWPKRKSMNVGYATAINQNTTTTTTTTSTPTTPNTTTTVNLATKGKRGRPRKLSAGQSAMEDILKFGEFSSMLNKTQPLNN from the exons atgggagacaaaacatttaatttaacttgGAACAATCATTTGGCAAATTTATCTGGTCTATTTGAAGGACTCTACAAGAGTGGATCACTGACTGATACAACATTATCATGCCAAGGTGGTATGCTGAGAGCACATAGATTGGTTTTAGCAGCATGTAGTCCTTACTTTGAACGTGTTTTTAAAGAACATTATGGAGAACAGCCAATTCTTATTTTAAAAg gaattGCTGTTGAAGAAATGGAATGTCTATTGGATTTTATGTATCGTGGTTCAATAAATGTTACTGAGGAACATTTaccatcattaattaaaacagCAACTGATCTTGAAATACGTGGTTTATCTGGTGATCATAGAAATGACagtaataatatgtatttaagAACAGAATCACGTGGTCAAAATGAAACAAGATTACATACAATGGATTTTAGaaaaacacaacaaatatcatttttatcaaaacaagGAAGTACTAGTTCAATTGGTGGTATTAAACTTGAAGAAGTTGAAGTTGAAGATGATCCAATGATTATGGAAGGAgctgatgataattatgaagAATCATTACCACCTGTTAAAGATCAAATTAAACGTATACCACCACCAATgtacaaaagaaataattgttttgatgGTCAAACAAGAAATATTGGTAAtcgtaatatatataaagaaattgaaacaaaaagatcaattgatattaatggTGATAATTATGAGGGTGAATTGCAAATTGATCATTATAGAACAGATGATGCTTACAATAGTAATACAGATCCAACAGTGCCAGCTATTCAAATGAATGATGATTCAATGGAACAAGGACGATCAGGAatg acCTCTCCAAATGGTACAACAATTGAAACACCAgttaaaacagaaaaaaatttaactgctTTTAAACCAAGTAATACTCCAAAAGTTTGTAAAAAAGTTGATGCTAAAGGTAAAGCACAGTATAAGCCATTTCCTTGTGATCTTTGTACATTGGCATTTACACGTGCATCACATTTAGCAAGACATAGACGTGTACATACTGGTGAACGACCATTTGCTTGTAATTTATGTCCACGTATGTTTGCACgtcaagataaattaaaacaacactTGGATTCACATCTTCAATGGCCAAAACGTAAATCAATGAATGTTGGATATGCCACTGcaattaatcaaaatacaacaacaaccacaacaacaacatcaacaccaacaacaccaaatacaacaacaacagttaATCTTGCGACAAAAGGAAAACGTGGAAGACCAAGAAAG ttgtCTGCTGGGCAGTCAGCCATGGaagatatattaaaatttggtGAATTCAGTTCAATGCTTAATAAAACACAACCATTGAATAACTag
- the LOC122855348 gene encoding protein downstream neighbor of son homolog, whose amino-acid sequence MDEASDDAGWVRPDDVMKMHKIKMRQKQLQARINKQSIDGNKSELNTSGQSPSAITTASSQKRKNPFIKDGTNKKVKENNEKLIPELEASSDSVLFELMKGKTLKKDTENDGSTFNSLLDNSSIVDDTVNVNIVKSIPYVPLDWTLNTKMRFMSIKPFCWNCKLKISEQASGTTGFVRCLNIGEQETTLDTSPNARFHQCCLIWQHPSIPWLELFPRTAGKISADLASNSAISNNQFIKESLFTEWSDSFRSLFHLLRARQCPYFYVCANTFTALFRAAGICGVSEMHVLLTPTTTGFRKLLKEADIEYTMPLKPVNKRRSDMNDSSETLDSTSSNIAPTSDDVKKEYLSGDDDDEDDDDDDPLKSLGIDEKLIKKIKNQQDKLIFDKESEVDRLKQSLVFIKGVEAQALFNFLKNCKSAVATNGALGGVPPTLLAPVAYHGATLKSLKVRESVVRRDNEKFYSLEIKGPILPHVLPSLCHLMKSSHLEEFSVTCAQLSSTNSFSIAKNNLESPKDIKEVPKSVFGQENLTDCGFTPELLSHFCHPDPTRIQIVESLKFSNDGYTFS is encoded by the exons atggATGAGGCATCTGATGATGCTGGCTGGGTACGGCCAGATGATGTTATGAAAatgcacaaaataaaaatgcgacaaaaacaattacaagCTAGAATAAATAAGCAATCAATTGATGGAAATAAATCAGAACTAAACACATCAGGACAATCACCATCAGCAATAACAACAGCATCATCTCAAAAACGTAAAAATCCATTTATCAAAGAtggaacaaataaaaaagtcaaagaaaataatgaaaaattaatcccAGAACTTGAAGCAAGTAGTGATTCTGTTTTGTTTGAATTAATGAAAggtaaaacattaaaaaaagatacagAAAATGATGGATCAACATTTAACAGTTTATTAGACAATTCAAgtattgttgatgatactgttaatgttaatattgtcAAGAGTATTCCATATGTACCACTTGATTGGACATTAAATACTAAAATGAGATTTATGTCAATAAAGCCATTTTGTTggaattgtaaattaaaaataagtgaACAGGCATCTGGTACAACTGGATTTGTTAGATGTTTAAATATTGGTGAACAAGAAACAACACTTGATACAAGTCCAAATGCCAG atttcATCAGTGTTGTCTTATTTGGCAACATCCATCAATACCTTGGCTTGAATTATTTCCACGTACAGCTGGTAAAATAAGTGCAGATCTTGCAAGTAATTCAGCAAtatcaaataatcaatttatcaaagaaTCATTATTTACTGAATGGAGTGATAGTTTTCgttcattatttcatttattaagaGCAAGACAATGtccatatttttatgtatgtgCTAATACATTTACAGCACTTTTTCGTGCTGCTGGTATTTGTGGTGTATCTGAGATGCATGTATTGttaacaccaacaacaacaggaTTTCGTAAACTACTAAAAGAAGCAg atATTGAATATACAATGCCCCTAAAACCAGTTAACAAACGACGATCAGACATGAATGATTCAAGTGAAACATTGgattcaacatcatcaaatatagCACCAACATCAgatgatgttaaaaaagaatatttaagtggtgatgatgatgatgaagatgacgatgatgatgatcctTTAAAAAGTCTTGGAATTGAtgaaaagttaattaaaaaaataaaaaatcaacaggataaactaatttttgataaagaaAGTGAAGTTGATAGACTTAAACAATcattagtttttataaaagGTGTTGAAGCACaagcattatttaattttttaaaaaattgtaaatcagCTGTTGCTACTAATGGTGCACTTGGTGGTGTTCCACCAACACTTTTAGCTCCAGTTGCTTATCATGGAGCAACATTAAAATCTCTAAAG gtAAGAGAAAGTGTTGTAAGAagagataatgaaaaattttattcattggaAATAAAAGGCCCAATATTACCTCATGTATTGCCATCACTTTGTCATCTTATGAAGTCTAGTCATTTAGAAGAATTTTCAGTTACATGTGCTCAGCTGTCATCAACAAATTCATTCTCAATtgccaaaaataatttag aatcaCCAAAAGATATTAAAGAAGTACCAAAAAGTGTATTTGGCCAAGAAAATCTTACTGATTGTGGCTTTACACCAGAATTATTATCACATTTTTGTCATCCAGATCCAACAAGAATACAAATTgttgaaagtttaaaattttcaaatgatggATACacattttcttga
- the LOC122855349 gene encoding uncharacterized protein LOC122855349 gives MIPLTNKDIKTKIHEGCCRLCTWRNVAIFVALHGVISTLLLPLTLRGSIGGQYGMLISIGRSRPNNELLSVTDVPFAHEMFLISLLFLAHLIGFVSVIKKSMIGMVFYMLVHLPEFTFSFFWMRSVGEGTIKSHVMSQYSLAWYCAVSCVTQYLSLSAIAGYAFFIVPKKIN, from the exons ATGATACCATTGACAAATAAAGAC ataaaaacaaaaatacatgaGGGGTGTTGCCGTTTGTGTACTTGGCGTAATGTTGCTATATTTGTCGCACTGCATGGCGTT ATTTCAACTCTGTTGTTACCATTAACGTTACGAGGTTCTATTGGTGGTCAATATGGTATGTTGATATCGATCGGGAGGTCAAGACCGAATAACGAATTACTATCTGTGACAGATGTGCCTTTCGCTCATGAGATGTTTCTGATAAGTCTGCTCTTTCTAGCACATTTGATAGGTTTTGTCAGTGTGATTAAG AAATCGATGATAGGCATGGTATTTTATATGCTAGTCCATTTACCGGAGTTtaccttttcttttttttggatGAGAAGTGTAGGTGAAGGAACTATCAAGTCTCATGTTATGTCACAATATTCATTGGCTTGGTATTGCGCCGTTTCTTGTG ttaccCAATATCTCTCTCTCTCGGCAATAGCAGGttatgcattttttattgttccaAAGAAGATCAACTGA